The following proteins are co-located in the Desulfovibrio desulfuricans genome:
- a CDS encoding cytochrome c3 family protein, with the protein MKKVLVLTCIMVFALALPALAAPAAPDKPLEFKGSQKTVMFPHAVHAKVECVTCHHKVDGKESFAKCGSAGCHDDLAGKQGEKSLYYVVHTKKELKHTNCIGCHSKVVEEKPELKKDLTACAKSKCHP; encoded by the coding sequence GTGAAGAAAGTTCTGGTTCTTACCTGTATCATGGTGTTTGCCCTGGCCCTGCCCGCGCTTGCAGCGCCCGCCGCCCCGGACAAACCGCTGGAATTCAAGGGTTCCCAAAAGACCGTTATGTTCCCGCACGCAGTGCATGCCAAGGTTGAGTGCGTTACCTGTCACCATAAGGTGGACGGCAAGGAAAGCTTTGCCAAGTGCGGCAGCGCCGGTTGCCACGATGACCTCGCAGGCAAGCAGGGCGAAAAGAGCCTGTACTATGTTGTGCACACCAAGAAAGAGCTCAAGCACACCAACTGCATCGGCTGCCACTCCAAGGTTGTGGAAGAAAAGCCCGAACTCAAGAAAGATCTGACCGCCTGCGCCAAGTCCAAGTGCCATCCGTAG